TAGAGCGAAAGATCCAGAAACCTTGTCTAAGATATTTAATACTATAAATGAATTGGAAAAAACAAAATTTGATAGAGATGATTTTATAAATTATAAGGAACTCGCTTTCCCTTTGATTATGATTGCTCTTATTCTGTTGTTGTTAGGAATATTCCTAGACCGATATTATTATATTAAGATTCCGTAAACTATAGCTGCTATGATATAAAAGGAGGGTTAATTGCAATTGAATGGTATAGAATTCAAATATCCTTTTAATGCAATATTCATCATAGTTTTGATAGCATGTGTTGCAATATTTATACTAGGGTATTTTAAAAAGAAAAAAATAATGCAATTATTAAAGTTTAGTACTAAGGTTAGATATGTATATATTAAGATTATGTTAATGACTATCGGAATTGGTTTGATAGTATTTTCACTTTTGGGACCTCAGAGGCTTAAAGGTTTTACCAATGTAGATAGAAACGGACTTGATATATATGTTCTGATTGATACATCTAAGAGTATGTTAGTTGAAGATATTAAGCCTAACAGAATTGATAGGGCTAGAAAAATAATTGAAGATATAGTTGATAATCTGGAAGGAGATAGAATAGGTTTTATTCCTTTCTCTTCATCAGCGTATGTACAAATGCCACTTACAGATGATTATGATTTAGCTAAAATGTTTCTTAATGTTATAGATACGGACATGATAGGTGGGGGTGGCAGTAATGTTGGTAACGCATTAGATTTAGCTGCTAAATCCTTTGATAATACATCTAGTTCTGATAAAGTGGTAATAGTTCTTAGTGATGGAGAAGAACATGATA
This genomic interval from Vallitalea longa contains the following:
- a CDS encoding vWA domain-containing protein — protein: MQLNGIEFKYPFNAIFIIVLIACVAIFILGYFKKKKIMQLLKFSTKVRYVYIKIMLMTIGIGLIVFSLLGPQRLKGFTNVDRNGLDIYVLIDTSKSMLVEDIKPNRIDRARKIIEDIVDNLEGDRIGFIPFSSSAYVQMPLTDDYDLAKMFLNVIDTDMIGGGGSNVGNALDLAAKSFDNTSSSDKVVIVLSDGEEHDNDSVKTLKNIKDDNLKVFTIGIGTDKGGLIPIYDEISNNIIGYKKDQNGQHVMSKLHSEVLEELAQEGKGSYYQSTLTGEEISSLTNAIRYLKRDVIETQKVKRYKQLYQYFLGAGILIFLLAYFIPERLTIKSQD